A single Cannabis sativa cultivar Pink pepper isolate KNU-18-1 chromosome 7, ASM2916894v1, whole genome shotgun sequence DNA region contains:
- the LOC115698318 gene encoding LIMR family protein At5g01460 isoform X1, producing MGDFNLALVIVAIVVCVIVFLFNVYLLVNYQHPDDANQAYFPKFVVVLGLSVAAISILMLPADVANRQACRHAIYNGACNLTLPMKDLWLAIYILDAVLVFFVIPFAMFYYEGDQDKTVGKRIKSALIWVVTTAIVCALVLGILYGLIGEVDFTVRHLSSTTTGFPNSWQFSSAQPCIGSTRQCSAYSANAASEKTWTMRTTFPEYVVALATIVGSVLFSIFGGVGIASLPLGLIFSFIRRPKAVITRSQYIKEATELAKKAKELKKAADALHQEERSGSKGRKWRKNVKAVEKELLQLEEDVNLLEEMYPQGEKAETSWALTVLGYLAKLVLGILGLIVSIAWIAHIIIYLLIDPPLSAFLNEVFIKLDDVWGLLGTAAFAFFCFYLLLAVIAGAMMLGLRLVFITIHPMKWGATLMNSFLFNVALILLCSISVIQFCSTAFAYYAQATAAQEIFGHTLQSLRGIKYLYKYNVFQIAFIILAGLTFVYYAAFVSLLTFFSFICIRYASLVFS from the exons ATGGGCGATTTCAATCTCGCGCTCGTAATCGTCGCCATTGTTGTGTGCGTTATTGTGTTCCTTTTCAATGTTTACCTTCTTGTTAATTATCAGCACCCCGATGACGCTAACCAGGCGTATTTTCCCAAATTCGTCGTCGTTTTGGGGCTCTCCGTTGCCGCCATTTCTATACTGATGTTACCGGCGGACGTGGCGAATCGGCAGGCTTGTCGTCACGCGATATACAATGGTGCCTGTAATCTTACCTTGCCGATGAAAGATCTGTGGCTTGCTATTTATATCCTCGATGCGGTTCTTGTGTTCTTCGTGATTCCCTTTGCAATGTTCTACTATGAAGGGGACCAGGACAA GACTGTTGGAAAGAGGATTAAAAGTGCGTTGATATGGGTGGTGACAACCGCCATTGTTTGTGCTCTCGTGCTGGGAATTTTATATG GGCTTATTGGAGAGGTGGACTTTACTGTTAGGCACCTTTCTTCCACCACGACTGGCTTTCCTAATAGTTGGCAATTCAGTAGTGCTCAACCATGTATAGGTTCCACACGCCAG TGTTCTGCCTATTCTGCTAATGCTGCATCAGAGAAGACATGGACCATGCGTACAACCTTTCCAGAATATGTCGTTGCTCTTGCTACCATTGTTGGATCAGTACTTTTCTCT ATATTTGGTGGGGTTGGTATTGCATCTCTACCACTTGGACTTATTTTCTCCTTCATTCGGCGTCCAAAGGCTGTTATTACTCGGTCACAATATATAAAG GAAGCAACTGAGCTAGCTAAGAAAGCAAAAGAATTGAAGAAAGCAGCTGATGCCCTTCATCAAGAAGAAAGAAGTGGATCTAAGGGTAGAAAATGGCGTAAAAATGTGAAGGCTGTAGAGAAG GAATTACTTCAGTTGGAAGAAGATGTAAATCTTCTGGAGGAAATGTACCCACAAGGAGAGAAG GCTGAGACTTCTTGGGCTCTGACTGTTCTTGGTTACTTGGCAAAACTTGTCTTGGGAATTTTGGG GTTGATTGTTTCTATTGCTTGGATTGCTCACATAATCATCTATTTGTTGATTGACCCTCCACTTTCCGCTTTCCTGAATGAGGTTTTCATCAAGCTGGATGATGTTTGGG GTCTTTTGGGAACTGCGGCATTTGCATTTTTCTGCTTCTATCTCTTGCTAGCTGTTATTGCTGGAGCAATGATGCTTGGCCTTAGATTggttttcattacaattcatcCCATGAA GTGGGGAGCTACACTTATGAactcatttttatttaatgTGGCACTAATTCTCCTATGCTCAATCAG TGTGATCCAGTTCTGCTCTACGGCGTTTGCTTACTATGCTCAAGCAACTGCAGCTCAGGAAATATTTGGTCACACTTTGCAATCTCTTCGTGGAATTAAATATTTGTACAA GTACAATGTATTTCAAATTGCATTTATCATCCTCGCGGGATTGACCTTTGTGTATTATGCTGCCTTCGTAAgtcttttaacatttttttctttcatatgCATTCGATATGCTTCCCTAGTTTTTAGTTAA
- the LOC115697500 gene encoding rhodanese-like domain-containing protein 10: MSGQLTNQLCNASTLTPKTTSSQHPKPALSHTKRVTRTVRVHALASKTNARELIRSGTVRTVRPSEAGAVIGDEGFVLLDIRPVWEREKARVTGSVHVPLFVEDKDNGVLTLIKKWVHFGYIGLWTGQYFTTLNPDFLEKVEENVPDKTTKLLVACGEGLRSLMATTKLYEGGYKKLGWLEGGFNRSKVGDFVAIEGSEKLEYATIGGVSYIFLQLLILLRVVT; this comes from the exons atGTCAGGTCAGTTAACAAACCAACTGTGCAACGCTTCCACTTTGACCCCCAAAACGACGTCGTCACAGCATCCGAAACCCGCTCTTTCCCACACCAAACGGGTCACCCGAACGGTCCGAGTCCACGCCCTTGCGTCCAAGACCAATGCCAGAGAGCTCATACGATCAGGGACTGTACGGACCGTACGCCCAAGCGAAGCCGGCGCCGTCATCGGCGACGAGGGGTTCGTGCTATTAGACATCCGACCGGTGTGGGAGAGAGAGAAGGCGCGCGTGACTGGATCGGTTCACGTGCCTCTGTTCGTTGAGGACAAGGACAATGGTGTTCTCACTCTGATTAAGAAGTGGGTTCATTTTGGGTACATTGGGTTGTGGACTGGACAATATTTCACGACTTTGAATCCTGATTTTCTCGAGAAAGTGGAGGAAAATGTTCCTGATAAGACTACTAAGCTTCTTGTTGCTTGTGGTGAAGGACTGAg GTCATTGATGGCAACAACAAAATTATACGAAGGAGGGTACAAAAAGTTGGGATGGTTAGAAGGAGGATTCAATCGAAGTAAAGTTGGAGATTTTGTAGCCATTGAAGGCTCTGAAAAGTTAGAATATGCTACCATTGGAGGTGTATCTTACATCTTTCTTCAGTTGCTCATCCTTTTAAGAGTTGTTACTTAA
- the LOC115697499 gene encoding E3 ubiquitin-protein ligase APD2: protein MLEPERGSSSEAGILSSGFSHVRQEEVDGGHFPPRNPFRHSELEEERRELEEQRIATSYRRDFTVLGDNENVREDTWSCVIVLLTFWFFISMTIILGVYGSVNVQLGPNCSLLLQPNCIFVQSMKLEELNGSKPGPMVYGFHKPPPLDVVKIWSETYKLSISMDSYKDLMYNLNVGSQINISYTVNSPSSSIILIIAEGNEGLTRWLENPTHVNSTLSWNIIHGSGMISQGISKSSSYYVAAGNLNSEDVEVKLKIRIRASQYDTSEAYYKCNISEGPCSMQILFPEGNAAVLTNLGPDQVAAGPKLYVKLTYGPRWATYIVGIGSMTMLMLFLFNFLDKCHSTRDGTGGHNEVIQPERHPLLSNKDDDLSSWGSSYESVSQDEEDLAIGSIEGKSIEDGENSNNTRRLCAICFDAPRDCFFLPCGHCVACFECGTRISEAEGTCPICRRKMKKVRKIFTV from the exons ATGTTGGAACCCGAGCGTGGTTCGAGTTCCGAAGCTGGGATTTTATCTTCCGGCTTCTCACATGTTCGTCAGGAGGAGGTTGACGGTGGCCATTTTCCGCCACGAAATCCTTTCAGGCATTCGGAGCTAGAGGAGGAACGACGAGAGCTAGAGGAACAACGAATTGCTACTTCTTATAGAAGAGACTTTACGGTATTGGGTGACAATGAGAATGTTCGGGAGGATACCTGGTCTTGTGTCATCGTCCTCCTTACCTTTTGGTTCTTCA TATCGATGACTATAATTCTGGGCGTATATGGGTCTGTAAATGTTCAGCTTGGTCCAAATTGTTCACTTCTTTTGCAACCTAACTGTATATTTGTGCAGTCTATGAAG CTGGAAGAGTTAAATGGATCAAAGCCTGGCCCCATGGTCTATGGTTTTCATAAACCTCCGCCTCTTGATGTTGTTAAAATTTGGTCAGAAACTTATAAATTGTCTATCTCGATGGATTCTTACAAG GATTTGATGTACAACTTAAATGTTGGGTCtcaaataaatatatcataTACCGTGAACTCTCCGAGTTCATCTATTATCCTTATAATTGCCGAAG GGAATGAAGGTCTGACTCGATGGCTTGAGAACCCAACACATGTCAATTCTACTTTATCATGGAATATTATTCATG GAAGTGGTATGATTAGCCAAGGTATCTCAAAGTCTTCTAGTTATTATGTTGCAGCGGGTAACTTGAATTCAGAGGATGTGGAG GtgaaactaaaaataagaataaggGCTTCCCAATATGATACAAGTGAAGCCTATTACAAATGCAATATCAGTGAAGGGCCCTGTAGCATGCAAATTCTATTCCCTGAGGGAAATGCAGCTGTCTTAACCAATCTTGGTCCTGATCAG GTTGCAGCTGGCCCTAAGTTGTATGTCAAACTCACCTATGGGCCGAGATGGGCCACATATATTGTTGGTATAG GTTCGATGACCATGCTCATGTTATTCCTCTTCAACTTCCTGGATAAGTGCCACTCCACTCGTGATGGAACTGGAGGCCATAATGAAGTGATACAACCTGAGAGACACCCATTGCTTTCTAACAAAGATGATGATCTTTCAAGTTGGGGTTCATCTTATGAATCTGTATCCCAGGATGAGGAAGATCTGGCAATTGGTTCCATAGAGGGGAAATCTATTGAAGATGGGGAAAATAGTAATAACACTCGACGCCTTTGTGCAATATGCTTTGATGCTCCTAGGGACTGCTTTTTCCTTCCGTGCGGGCACTGTGTGGCTTGTTTTGAATGTGGAACCAG GATATCAGAGGCAGAAGGCACATGCCCAATATGTCGCCGGAAGATGAAGAAGGTGAGGAAGATTTTTACTGTCTAA
- the LOC115698318 gene encoding LIMR family protein At5g01460 isoform X2, translated as MGDFNLALVIVAIVVCVIVFLFNVYLLVNYQHPDDANQAYFPKFVVVLGLSVAAISILMLPADVANRQACRHAIYNGACNLTLPMKDLWLAIYILDAVLVFFVIPFAMFYYEGDQDKTVGKRIKSALIWVVTTAIVCALVLGILYGLIGEVDFTVRHLSSTTTGFPNSWQFSSAQPCIGSTRQCSAYSANAASEKTWTMRTTFPEYVVALATIVGSVLFSIFGGVGIASLPLGLIFSFIRRPKAVITRSQYIKEATELAKKAKELKKAADALHQEERSGSKGRKWRKNVKAVEKELLQLEEDVNLLEEMYPQGEKAETSWALTVLGYLAKLVLGILGLIVSIAWIAHIIIYLLIDPPLSAFLNEVFIKLDDVWGLLGTAAFAFFCFYLLLAVIAGAMMLGLRLVFITIHPMKWGATLMNSFLFNVALILLCSISVIQFCSTAFAYYAQATAAQEIFGHTLQSLRGIKYLYKYNVFQIAFIILAGLTFVYYAAFGWRRRKPSGRFQLSS; from the exons ATGGGCGATTTCAATCTCGCGCTCGTAATCGTCGCCATTGTTGTGTGCGTTATTGTGTTCCTTTTCAATGTTTACCTTCTTGTTAATTATCAGCACCCCGATGACGCTAACCAGGCGTATTTTCCCAAATTCGTCGTCGTTTTGGGGCTCTCCGTTGCCGCCATTTCTATACTGATGTTACCGGCGGACGTGGCGAATCGGCAGGCTTGTCGTCACGCGATATACAATGGTGCCTGTAATCTTACCTTGCCGATGAAAGATCTGTGGCTTGCTATTTATATCCTCGATGCGGTTCTTGTGTTCTTCGTGATTCCCTTTGCAATGTTCTACTATGAAGGGGACCAGGACAA GACTGTTGGAAAGAGGATTAAAAGTGCGTTGATATGGGTGGTGACAACCGCCATTGTTTGTGCTCTCGTGCTGGGAATTTTATATG GGCTTATTGGAGAGGTGGACTTTACTGTTAGGCACCTTTCTTCCACCACGACTGGCTTTCCTAATAGTTGGCAATTCAGTAGTGCTCAACCATGTATAGGTTCCACACGCCAG TGTTCTGCCTATTCTGCTAATGCTGCATCAGAGAAGACATGGACCATGCGTACAACCTTTCCAGAATATGTCGTTGCTCTTGCTACCATTGTTGGATCAGTACTTTTCTCT ATATTTGGTGGGGTTGGTATTGCATCTCTACCACTTGGACTTATTTTCTCCTTCATTCGGCGTCCAAAGGCTGTTATTACTCGGTCACAATATATAAAG GAAGCAACTGAGCTAGCTAAGAAAGCAAAAGAATTGAAGAAAGCAGCTGATGCCCTTCATCAAGAAGAAAGAAGTGGATCTAAGGGTAGAAAATGGCGTAAAAATGTGAAGGCTGTAGAGAAG GAATTACTTCAGTTGGAAGAAGATGTAAATCTTCTGGAGGAAATGTACCCACAAGGAGAGAAG GCTGAGACTTCTTGGGCTCTGACTGTTCTTGGTTACTTGGCAAAACTTGTCTTGGGAATTTTGGG GTTGATTGTTTCTATTGCTTGGATTGCTCACATAATCATCTATTTGTTGATTGACCCTCCACTTTCCGCTTTCCTGAATGAGGTTTTCATCAAGCTGGATGATGTTTGGG GTCTTTTGGGAACTGCGGCATTTGCATTTTTCTGCTTCTATCTCTTGCTAGCTGTTATTGCTGGAGCAATGATGCTTGGCCTTAGATTggttttcattacaattcatcCCATGAA GTGGGGAGCTACACTTATGAactcatttttatttaatgTGGCACTAATTCTCCTATGCTCAATCAG TGTGATCCAGTTCTGCTCTACGGCGTTTGCTTACTATGCTCAAGCAACTGCAGCTCAGGAAATATTTGGTCACACTTTGCAATCTCTTCGTGGAATTAAATATTTGTACAA GTACAATGTATTTCAAATTGCATTTATCATCCTCGCGGGATTGACCTTTGTGTATTATGCTGCCTTC GGATGGAGAAGAAGAAAACCTAGTGGCAGGTTCCAACTTTCCTCTTAA